One window of Candidatus Melainabacteria bacterium RIFOXYA2_FULL_32_9 genomic DNA carries:
- a CDS encoding lipoyl(octanoyl) transferase: MWKIKKLGKIEYLKALEYQNHLVKLKKDGLEDNFLLLLEHYPVFTMGKGADRNNILDKNIPIIIINRGGDLTYHGPDQLIGYIIMDLKSQNLDVHQYLRKIEDLIIEVLKEIDIQAYKVEKLTGVWANNKKLASIGIGVKKGITMHGFALNVNPDLSNFSKINPCGLNSNLISSIKELKKSSISLVNIENLVIEKFLDIFAEEIK, from the coding sequence ATGTGGAAAATTAAGAAATTAGGGAAAATAGAATATTTAAAAGCTCTTGAATATCAAAATCATCTTGTCAAACTAAAAAAAGATGGTCTTGAGGATAACTTTCTTCTTTTATTAGAACATTATCCTGTATTCACTATGGGAAAAGGAGCTGATAGAAATAATATCCTGGATAAAAATATCCCCATAATTATTATAAATCGAGGTGGAGATTTAACTTACCACGGCCCAGACCAACTAATTGGCTATATAATAATGGACTTAAAATCTCAAAATCTTGATGTGCACCAATATTTAAGAAAAATAGAAGATTTAATTATTGAAGTATTAAAAGAAATAGATATTCAAGCTTATAAAGTTGAAAAGCTAACAGGAGTATGGGCAAATAATAAGAAGCTAGCTTCAATAGGTATTGGGGTTAAAAAAGGAATAACAATGCATGGTTTTGCTCTAAATGTAAATCCGGATTTATCTAACTTTTCAAAAATAAATCCCTGCGGACTTAATTCCAATTTAATTAGCTCTATTAAAGAATTGAAAAAATCCTCAATATCATTAGTAAATATAGAGAATTTAGTGATAGAAAAATTTCTAGATATTTTTGCTGAGGAGATAAAATGA